In Kineococcus sp. NBC_00420, a single genomic region encodes these proteins:
- a CDS encoding carbohydrate ABC transporter permease codes for MSTTETRSTGGVSVTKQVSGKPRMTDKTRAEARLGWYLAGPAFVILVAVTGYPILQALYESLFSFRLTAPADREFIGLKNYGVILSDSLWWKALGNTAMITVVTVAVELVIGFALAMVMHKVLGWLRPIVRTAILIPYAVITVVSAYAWQYAFGLTTGFMNTVLGLGDYDVFAHKWSALAVICLSEIWKTTPFISLLLLAGLAQVPSDMTEAAKVDGATAWERLWKVTLPNMKASIMVALLFRALDAFRIFDNVYIMTNGAAGTETVSSLAYNQTISRLEIGLGSAVSVLLFVCVLAICFVAIKVFKVDLARARGEG; via the coding sequence GTGAGCACGACGGAGACCCGTTCCACGGGAGGGGTGTCGGTCACCAAGCAGGTGTCCGGCAAGCCCCGCATGACCGACAAGACCCGCGCCGAGGCGCGACTCGGCTGGTACCTCGCCGGTCCCGCGTTCGTCATCCTCGTCGCCGTCACCGGCTACCCGATCCTGCAGGCGCTCTACGAGTCCCTGTTCAGCTTCCGCCTGACCGCCCCGGCCGACCGGGAGTTCATCGGCCTGAAGAACTACGGCGTCATCCTCAGCGACAGCCTGTGGTGGAAGGCGCTCGGCAACACGGCGATGATCACGGTCGTCACCGTGGCCGTCGAACTCGTCATCGGGTTCGCGCTCGCCATGGTCATGCACAAGGTGCTCGGCTGGCTGCGCCCGATCGTGCGCACGGCCATCCTCATCCCCTACGCCGTCATCACGGTCGTCTCGGCCTACGCCTGGCAGTACGCGTTCGGGTTGACGACGGGGTTCATGAACACCGTCCTCGGCCTCGGCGACTACGACGTCTTCGCGCACAAGTGGAGCGCGCTGGCGGTGATCTGCCTCTCCGAGATCTGGAAGACCACCCCGTTCATCTCGTTGCTGCTGCTGGCCGGCCTCGCCCAGGTCCCCTCGGACATGACCGAGGCCGCGAAGGTCGACGGCGCGACGGCGTGGGAGCGGCTGTGGAAGGTGACGCTGCCGAACATGAAGGCCTCGATCATGGTGGCCCTGCTGTTCCGCGCGCTCGACGCGTTCCGCATCTTCGACAACGTCTACATCATGACCAACGGCGCGGCAGGGACCGAGACGGTCTCCTCGCTGGCCTACAACCAGACGATCAGCCGGCTCGAGATCGGTCTCGGGTCGGCGGTCTCCGTGTTGTTGTTCGTGTGCGTCCTGGCGATCTGCTTCGTCGCCATCAAGGTGTTCAAGGTCGACCTGGCCCGGGCGAGAGGGGAAGGCTGA
- a CDS encoding extracellular solute-binding protein, whose product MTSRRRIRWTALGAGALLAGSLAACGGSSTASGAPTLNWYINPDNGGQQKIAQDCSAQSNGQYSIEVSILPSDAAQQREQLMRRLAGNDTSIDMMSLDPVFVPETSEAGFLAPVPEDLQQKWSDGVVEGAVTGATWKDQLVAAPFWANTQLLWYRKSVAQAAGLDMTKPVTWDQLIQAAKAQKTAIGVQGQRAESMTVWVNAMIASAGGKVIENPDAKGPDIELGLESDAGEAAAKVMQDITAAGVGGPGIDNRDEAATANLFQQGGADFMVNWPFVYAQGKSAADEGTMDQAIFDDYGWTTYPAMAEGKAAAPPLGGIDVGVSAFSEHKDAAFAAVSCIVSEQNQAAYMVSDGNPAALESVYDDPTVQEAYPMYDTIRTSLQAAQPRPQTAYYNEVSQGIADQWQPVSGVSDSTPTSSQKYIGEVLKGEKLL is encoded by the coding sequence GTGACATCCCGAAGGCGCATCCGGTGGACGGCGTTGGGCGCAGGCGCCCTGCTGGCCGGGAGCCTCGCCGCGTGCGGGGGATCGAGCACGGCGTCGGGTGCTCCGACGCTCAACTGGTACATCAACCCCGACAACGGGGGGCAGCAGAAGATCGCCCAGGACTGCAGCGCGCAGTCGAACGGTCAGTACTCCATCGAGGTGTCCATCCTGCCGAGCGACGCCGCCCAGCAGCGTGAGCAGCTCATGCGCCGCCTGGCCGGGAACGACACGTCCATCGACATGATGAGCCTCGACCCGGTCTTCGTCCCCGAGACGTCCGAGGCGGGTTTCCTCGCCCCGGTTCCCGAGGACCTGCAGCAGAAGTGGTCCGACGGGGTCGTCGAGGGCGCGGTCACGGGCGCGACCTGGAAGGACCAGCTGGTCGCCGCCCCGTTCTGGGCGAACACCCAGTTGCTCTGGTACCGCAAGTCCGTCGCCCAGGCCGCGGGCCTCGACATGACGAAACCCGTGACCTGGGACCAGCTCATCCAGGCGGCGAAGGCGCAGAAGACCGCCATCGGCGTCCAGGGCCAGCGCGCGGAGTCCATGACGGTCTGGGTCAACGCGATGATCGCCTCCGCCGGGGGCAAGGTCATCGAGAACCCCGACGCGAAGGGCCCCGACATCGAGCTCGGGCTGGAGTCCGACGCGGGCGAGGCGGCCGCCAAGGTGATGCAGGACATCACCGCGGCCGGAGTCGGCGGACCCGGGATCGACAACCGCGACGAGGCCGCGACGGCGAACCTGTTCCAGCAGGGCGGCGCGGACTTCATGGTGAACTGGCCGTTCGTCTACGCGCAGGGCAAGTCCGCGGCCGACGAGGGCACGATGGACCAGGCGATCTTCGACGACTACGGCTGGACGACCTACCCCGCCATGGCGGAGGGGAAGGCCGCCGCACCGCCGCTGGGCGGGATCGACGTCGGTGTCAGCGCGTTCAGCGAGCACAAGGACGCCGCGTTCGCGGCGGTGTCCTGCATCGTCTCGGAGCAGAACCAGGCCGCGTACATGGTCTCCGACGGGAACCCGGCTGCCTTGGAGTCGGTCTACGACGACCCGACGGTCCAGGAGGCGTACCCGATGTACGACACCATCCGCACCTCCCTGCAGGCCGCGCAACCGCGACCGCAGACCGCGTACTACAACGAGGTCAGCCAGGGCATCGCCGACCAGTGGCAGCCGGTCTCCGGCGTCTCGGACAGCACCCCCACCTCGTCGCAGAAGTACATCGGCGAGGTCCTGAAGGGGGAGAAACTGCTGTGA
- a CDS encoding class II fumarate hydratase: MASEAPVEASDVEASDTEFRIEHDTMGEVKVPIAAKYRAQTQRAVENFPLSGTGLERAHIEALARIKKAAALANAELGVLEQDLARAVADAAEEVASGRWDAEFPVDIFQTGSGTSSNMNANEVIATLATERLGSPVHPNDHVNASQSSNDVFPTSVHVAATAAVVNELVPALRHLEASLRRKADEWADVVKSGRTHLMDATPVTLGQEFAGYAAQVKRGIERVEATVVRVAEVPLGGTAVGTGINTPPGFPQRVIELLAADTGLPLTEAEDHFESQGARDALVELSGALKVVAVSLTKVCNDLRWMGSGPRTGLGELRLPDLQPGSSIMPGKVNPVVPEATLMICAQVVGNDATVTWAGASGAFELNVQIPVMARNVLESARLLGNASRLLADRTIDGLEADVEACRRFAESSPSIVTPLNRVIGYEAAAKVAKHAVATGATVREAVIDLGFVERGEVTEEQLDRALDVMSMTHP, from the coding sequence ATGGCCAGTGAAGCCCCTGTTGAAGCATCCGACGTCGAAGCGTCCGATACCGAGTTCCGCATCGAGCACGACACGATGGGGGAGGTCAAGGTCCCGATCGCCGCGAAGTACCGCGCCCAGACGCAGCGGGCGGTCGAGAACTTCCCGCTGTCGGGGACGGGCCTCGAACGCGCCCACATCGAGGCGCTCGCCCGCATCAAGAAGGCCGCCGCGCTGGCCAACGCCGAACTCGGCGTCCTCGAGCAGGATCTCGCCCGCGCCGTCGCCGACGCGGCCGAGGAGGTCGCGTCCGGGCGCTGGGACGCGGAGTTCCCCGTCGACATCTTCCAGACGGGGTCGGGCACCAGCTCGAACATGAACGCCAACGAGGTCATCGCGACGCTGGCCACGGAGCGCCTCGGCTCCCCCGTGCACCCCAACGACCACGTCAACGCCTCCCAGTCCTCCAACGACGTGTTCCCGACGTCCGTGCACGTCGCGGCCACCGCCGCCGTCGTCAACGAGCTGGTCCCGGCCCTGCGCCACCTCGAGGCGTCGCTGCGCCGCAAGGCGGACGAGTGGGCCGACGTCGTGAAGTCGGGGCGCACCCACCTCATGGACGCGACCCCCGTGACGCTGGGCCAGGAGTTCGCCGGCTACGCCGCGCAGGTCAAGCGCGGGATCGAGCGCGTCGAGGCCACCGTCGTCCGCGTCGCCGAGGTCCCGCTCGGGGGCACGGCCGTCGGCACCGGCATCAACACCCCACCCGGGTTCCCGCAGCGGGTCATCGAGCTGCTGGCCGCGGACACCGGACTGCCGCTCACCGAGGCCGAGGACCACTTCGAGTCCCAGGGCGCCCGGGACGCGCTCGTCGAGCTCTCCGGTGCGCTCAAGGTGGTCGCCGTCAGCCTGACCAAGGTCTGCAACGACCTGCGCTGGATGGGGTCCGGTCCCCGCACGGGTCTCGGCGAACTCCGCCTGCCCGACCTGCAGCCCGGGTCCTCGATCATGCCCGGCAAGGTGAACCCCGTCGTGCCCGAGGCGACGCTCATGATCTGCGCGCAGGTCGTGGGCAACGACGCCACCGTGACCTGGGCCGGTGCCAGCGGTGCGTTCGAGCTCAACGTCCAGATCCCGGTGATGGCGCGCAACGTGCTCGAGTCCGCGCGGCTGCTGGGCAACGCCTCCAGGCTGCTGGCCGACCGCACCATCGACGGACTCGAGGCCGACGTCGAGGCCTGCCGCCGGTTCGCGGAGTCCTCGCCCTCGATCGTCACCCCGCTGAACCGGGTGATCGGCTACGAGGCGGCCGCCAAGGTCGCCAAGCACGCCGTCGCCACGGGGGCGACGGTGCGCGAGGCCGTGATCGACCTCGGGTTCGTCGAACGCGGCGAGGTCACCGAGGAGCAGCTCGACCGGGCCCTCGACGTCATGTCCATGACCCACCCCTGA
- a CDS encoding cation:proton antiporter, producing MFAQVLVVMLAALALTIVAARRGWQAPLALALAGAGISFVPGLPRLELSPEVILSVVLPPLLFSTTQDFSWRGFVRRWRSITNLGVLLVVVTTAVVGFVASLMIPWVSLSMALVLAAVVAPPDAVTAVAIGGRLGLPSRVLDTLKGESLVNDAAALTLFSVTIASASADNDDIVQNPFLFFLVTSAIGLAVGWTLGHLAAGVRARLREPSLMTAFAVLLPFTAYAVAEAVEGSGVLAVVTAGFVLSRHSLAAAYATRLSEREVWNIVDVLLEAFVFAYLGLQFHFLLQDAVTDGARAWSLLVAGLVVLAAVVLVRVVWVVAGGFLMRNVLHGRFSAGGQHFTVAEDVVIAWTGMRGVVTLAAAAGIPESFPHRADLQVLAFVVAVGTLLLQGSTLPPLIRRLDLDTSQEQHWRAEQRHKARDVARQTMFEVLRSAREEATDPSERAVVDALLERADRMAQVRASEQEENEGTGRIAKRSVEVRRRMIAAQRGALLSAEDNGELTEDAVREALEQLDLDEASLAHRGSPRL from the coding sequence GTGTTCGCCCAGGTCCTCGTCGTCATGCTGGCCGCGCTCGCGCTGACCATCGTCGCCGCGCGGCGGGGGTGGCAGGCGCCCCTGGCCCTGGCCCTCGCGGGGGCGGGGATCTCCTTCGTCCCCGGTCTGCCGCGCCTCGAACTCTCCCCCGAGGTCATCCTCTCGGTGGTCCTGCCCCCGCTGCTGTTCTCGACCACCCAGGACTTCTCCTGGCGGGGTTTCGTGCGCCGGTGGCGCTCGATCACCAACCTCGGGGTGCTGCTCGTCGTCGTCACGACCGCGGTCGTCGGGTTCGTCGCCAGCCTGATGATCCCGTGGGTGTCGCTGTCGATGGCCCTGGTGCTGGCCGCCGTCGTCGCCCCACCCGACGCCGTCACCGCGGTCGCGATCGGCGGGCGGCTGGGGTTGCCGTCGCGGGTGCTCGACACGCTGAAGGGCGAGAGCCTCGTCAACGACGCGGCCGCCCTCACGTTGTTCTCGGTGACGATCGCGTCGGCCTCGGCGGACAACGACGACATCGTGCAGAACCCGTTCCTGTTCTTCCTCGTCACCTCCGCGATCGGGCTCGCGGTGGGGTGGACGCTGGGCCACCTCGCGGCGGGGGTGCGAGCCCGCCTGCGCGAGCCCTCGCTCATGACGGCCTTCGCCGTCCTGCTCCCGTTCACCGCCTACGCCGTGGCCGAGGCCGTCGAGGGTTCCGGGGTGCTCGCCGTCGTGACCGCGGGTTTCGTGCTGTCCCGGCACTCGCTGGCCGCCGCCTACGCGACGAGGCTCTCCGAGCGCGAGGTCTGGAACATCGTCGACGTCCTGCTCGAGGCCTTCGTCTTCGCCTACCTCGGCCTGCAGTTCCACTTCCTGCTGCAGGACGCCGTGACCGACGGCGCCCGGGCCTGGTCGTTGCTCGTCGCGGGGCTGGTGGTGCTGGCCGCGGTCGTCCTCGTCCGCGTCGTCTGGGTCGTGGCCGGTGGCTTCCTCATGCGGAACGTGCTGCACGGCAGGTTCTCCGCGGGTGGTCAGCACTTCACCGTGGCCGAGGACGTCGTCATCGCCTGGACGGGGATGCGCGGGGTCGTGACGCTGGCGGCCGCGGCCGGGATCCCCGAGTCGTTCCCGCACCGGGCCGACCTGCAGGTGCTCGCGTTCGTCGTCGCGGTCGGCACCCTGCTGCTGCAGGGGTCGACCCTGCCGCCGCTCATCCGCCGTCTCGACCTCGACACCTCCCAGGAGCAGCACTGGCGCGCGGAACAGCGCCACAAGGCCCGTGACGTCGCCCGGCAGACCATGTTCGAGGTGCTCCGCAGCGCCCGCGAGGAGGCGACCGACCCGAGCGAACGCGCGGTCGTGGACGCCCTCCTGGAGCGCGCCGACCGGATGGCGCAGGTCCGCGCCTCGGAACAGGAGGAGAACGAGGGGACGGGTCGGATCGCGAAGCGCAGCGTCGAGGTGCGCCGGCGGATGATCGCGGCCCAGCGCGGCGCGCTGCTCAGCGCGGAGGACAACGGCGAACTCACCGAGGACGCCGTGCGCGAGGCGCTGGAACAGCTCGACCTCGACGAGGCCTCCCTCGCGCACCGCGGTTCCCCGAGGTTGTGA
- a CDS encoding exo-rhamnogalacturonan lyase family protein, giving the protein MHRIPLRWIDDEPPAELPTGATLGVPPQREFLRDEGFARVHLEPPEVFRAADEAPTLSTNDAAQFSLAAIAKLALVGDDLGQQVGTTQGADPRGDRRPEKGAAGQRE; this is encoded by the coding sequence ATGCACCGGATCCCGCTGCGCTGGATCGACGACGAGCCCCCGGCGGAACTGCCCACCGGGGCGACGCTCGGGGTTCCACCGCAGCGGGAGTTCCTCCGCGACGAGGGTTTCGCCCGGGTCCACCTCGAACCCCCGGAGGTGTTCCGGGCCGCGGACGAGGCGCCCACCCTGTCGACGAACGACGCCGCCCAGTTCTCCCTGGCCGCGATCGCGAAGCTCGCCCTCGTCGGCGACGACCTCGGGCAGCAGGTGGGAACGACGCAGGGCGCCGACCCCCGGGGGGATCGACGCCCTGAGAAGGGTGCGGCAGGTCAGCGCGAGTAG
- the rpsD gene encoding 30S ribosomal protein S4, giving the protein MNNARPKVRISRALGVALTPKAARFMDRRPYPPGMHGRKQKKASDYATQLREKQRLRFQYDVSETQLRRAYDLAKRKPGKTGQNLVQLLETRLDAVVWRAGFARTIYQARQMVTHRHIVVDGRRVDRPSFRVVVGQTIEVAPRSKTKTPFIVAREGGWSDNEIPGWLAVEREDLTATVNALPVREQIPVTCDEQLVVEYYSR; this is encoded by the coding sequence ATGAACAACGCCCGACCCAAGGTGCGCATCAGCCGCGCACTCGGGGTGGCCCTCACGCCGAAGGCCGCCCGCTTCATGGACCGCCGTCCGTACCCCCCGGGCATGCACGGCCGCAAGCAGAAGAAGGCGTCGGACTACGCGACGCAGCTGCGCGAGAAGCAGCGTCTGCGCTTCCAGTACGACGTCAGCGAGACCCAGCTGCGTCGTGCCTACGACCTCGCCAAGCGCAAGCCCGGCAAGACCGGTCAGAACCTGGTGCAGTTGCTCGAGACGCGTCTGGACGCCGTCGTGTGGCGTGCCGGCTTCGCCCGCACCATCTACCAGGCTCGCCAGATGGTCACGCACCGCCACATCGTCGTCGACGGTCGCCGCGTCGACCGTCCGTCGTTCCGCGTCGTCGTCGGCCAGACGATCGAGGTCGCCCCTCGCTCGAAGACCAAGACGCCGTTCATCGTCGCCCGTGAGGGCGGCTGGAGCGACAACGAGATCCCGGGCTGGCTGGCCGTGGAGCGCGAGGACCTCACCGCCACGGTGAACGCCCTCCCGGTCCGCGAGCAGATCCCCGTGACCTGCGACGAGCAGCTCGTCGTCGAGTACTACTCGCGCTGA
- a CDS encoding DUF2470 domain-containing protein, producing the protein MPPTTEAPPTPGALTRPSPAQWARTLAVGTVTGTLHLPRTHQGCPHHPDEGHDHRHGTDEAEVFAEAVPQRRGRAAPSRTEAYPVQHLTDAWGGLLLLLEDGSALHRRLLDLETDARWSGVPAVLDVLDVPPGQAALPRARLCVTGWVESILPADQRRVAQTAAAVRPLGALLDVGSTRLVWRLEVADVRVTTATGVHLLEDEEFTAAAPDPLYDDEDGIVAHLEDEHRDALVGWVLDTLPAEQARETREVAVVGVDRYGLDVLATIGSGTTTLRAGFPEPVRHEHDVVRALCGLFRCPCGGGRPSVHHDG; encoded by the coding sequence GTGCCTCCGACGACGGAGGCCCCGCCGACCCCCGGCGCGCTCACCCGGCCCTCCCCCGCGCAGTGGGCGCGCACCCTCGCCGTCGGGACGGTGACCGGGACGCTGCACCTGCCGCGCACCCACCAGGGCTGCCCCCACCACCCGGACGAGGGCCACGACCACCGCCACGGCACGGACGAGGCCGAGGTCTTCGCCGAGGCCGTCCCGCAGCGGCGCGGCCGGGCCGCGCCGTCGCGCACCGAGGCCTACCCCGTGCAGCACCTCACCGACGCCTGGGGCGGCCTGCTGCTCCTCCTGGAGGACGGCTCCGCCCTGCACCGGCGCCTGCTCGACCTGGAGACCGACGCCCGCTGGAGCGGCGTCCCCGCCGTCCTCGACGTGCTCGACGTGCCGCCGGGGCAGGCCGCCCTGCCCCGTGCGCGGCTCTGCGTGACGGGCTGGGTCGAGTCGATCCTGCCCGCCGACCAACGGCGCGTGGCCCAGACCGCGGCCGCCGTGCGGCCCCTCGGCGCCCTGCTGGACGTCGGCAGCACCCGGCTCGTCTGGCGCCTCGAGGTCGCCGACGTGCGGGTCACGACGGCCACGGGCGTGCACCTGCTGGAGGACGAGGAGTTCACCGCGGCCGCGCCGGACCCGCTCTACGACGACGAGGACGGGATCGTCGCCCACCTGGAGGACGAGCACCGCGACGCCCTCGTCGGCTGGGTGCTCGACACCCTGCCGGCCGAGCAGGCGCGTGAGACCCGCGAGGTCGCCGTGGTCGGCGTCGACCGCTACGGCCTGGACGTCCTGGCGACGATCGGTTCCGGGACGACGACGCTGCGCGCGGGGTTCCCCGAGCCCGTGCGCCACGAGCACGACGTCGTCCGCGCGCTCTGCGGGCTGTTCCGGTGCCCCTGCGGCGGCGGCCGACCCTCCGTCCACCACGACGGCTGA
- a CDS encoding PhoH family protein yields MVTSSSPAAPHTAVPTSGSPARAGAVKPDPTRRTFVLDTSVLLSDPAALTRFAEHDVVLPLVVVSELEGKRHHPELGYFARESLRRLDDLRVEFGRLDAPIPVGDLGGTLRVELNHSDVSSLPSSLRNGPLATAGDTRILAVARNLADEGHDVTVVSKDVPLRIKASAVGLTADEYRAELAPDSGWTGVVEMTATAEEVATLYENGVLENAEVRQLPANTGVVLSSPRGHALGRVTADKQLRLLKGDREAFGVRGRSAEQRIALDALLDSTVSIVSLGGRAGTGKSALALAAGLEAVMERREHRKVVVFRPLYAVGGQELGYLPGSEAEKMGPWGQAVFDTLEALVSPHVLEEVVERGMLEVLPLTHIRGRSLHDSYVVVDEAQSLERNVLLTVLSRIGQNSKVVLTHDVAQRDNLRVGRHDGVAAVVEALKGHPLFAHVTLTRSERSPVAALVTELLSDFGA; encoded by the coding sequence GTGGTCACCAGCTCCAGCCCCGCCGCGCCGCACACCGCAGTCCCGACCAGCGGGAGCCCCGCACGTGCCGGGGCGGTGAAGCCCGATCCGACCCGCCGGACCTTCGTCCTGGACACCTCCGTCCTCCTCTCCGACCCCGCCGCCCTGACCCGCTTCGCCGAGCACGACGTCGTCCTGCCGCTCGTCGTCGTCAGCGAGCTCGAGGGCAAGCGCCACCACCCCGAACTGGGCTACTTCGCCCGCGAGTCCCTGCGCCGCCTGGACGACCTGCGGGTGGAGTTCGGCCGCCTCGACGCCCCGATCCCCGTCGGTGACCTCGGCGGGACGCTGCGGGTGGAGCTGAACCACTCCGACGTCTCGAGCCTGCCGTCCTCGCTGCGCAACGGTCCGCTCGCGACGGCGGGGGACACCCGCATCCTCGCCGTGGCGCGCAACCTCGCCGACGAGGGGCACGACGTCACCGTCGTCTCCAAGGACGTCCCGCTGCGCATCAAGGCGTCCGCGGTCGGGCTGACCGCCGACGAGTACCGCGCCGAACTGGCCCCCGACTCCGGCTGGACCGGCGTGGTGGAGATGACCGCCACCGCCGAGGAGGTCGCGACCCTCTACGAGAACGGCGTCCTGGAGAACGCCGAGGTCCGCCAGCTGCCGGCCAACACCGGTGTCGTGCTGTCCTCCCCGCGTGGGCACGCGCTGGGCCGCGTCACCGCGGACAAGCAGCTGCGGCTGCTCAAGGGCGACCGCGAGGCCTTCGGGGTCCGCGGTCGCTCGGCGGAACAGCGCATCGCCCTCGACGCCCTGCTCGACTCCACCGTCAGCATCGTCTCCCTCGGCGGCCGGGCCGGGACGGGGAAGTCGGCGCTCGCGCTCGCCGCGGGGCTGGAGGCCGTCATGGAACGCCGTGAGCACCGCAAGGTCGTCGTGTTCCGTCCGCTCTACGCCGTCGGTGGCCAGGAACTGGGCTACCTGCCCGGCAGCGAGGCCGAGAAGATGGGGCCCTGGGGCCAGGCCGTCTTCGACACCCTCGAGGCGCTGGTCTCCCCGCACGTCCTCGAGGAGGTCGTGGAGCGGGGGATGCTCGAGGTCCTGCCCCTGACCCACATCCGGGGCCGGTCGCTGCACGACTCGTACGTCGTGGTCGACGAGGCGCAGTCGCTGGAACGCAACGTGCTGCTGACCGTCCTGTCCCGCATCGGGCAGAACTCCAAGGTCGTCCTGACCCACGACGTCGCCCAGCGCGACAACCTGCGGGTCGGTCGCCACGACGGTGTCGCCGCCGTCGTCGAAGCGCTGAAGGGGCACCCGCTGTTCGCCCACGTGACCCTCACCCGCTCCGAGCGCTCGCCCGTCGCGGCTCTGGTGACGGAGCTCCTCTCGGACTTCGGGGCCTGA
- a CDS encoding isoprenyl transferase, with the protein MGLRDLLYSAYGRRLERSLDSDALPRHVGIILDGNRRWAKAFGAPSSHGHRAGADKVVEVMDWCAEEGIEVVTLYLLSTDNLNRAAEELEPLIEIVEDAVARVAATTRWKVHPVGSLDLLPDPSAARLRELAEATAGITSGVVNVAIGYGGRQEIAAAVRALLLEHAAKGTSLEELAEVLDVEHIAAHLYTKGQPDPDLVIRTSGEQRLSGFLLWQSAHSEFFFTEVLWPDFRKVDFLRALRAYAARERRYGA; encoded by the coding sequence ATGGGCCTCCGTGATCTCCTCTACAGCGCGTACGGGCGGCGGCTGGAACGGTCGCTCGACTCCGACGCGCTGCCCCGTCACGTGGGGATCATCCTCGACGGGAACCGTCGCTGGGCCAAGGCCTTCGGCGCGCCCAGCTCGCACGGCCACCGCGCCGGCGCCGACAAGGTCGTCGAGGTCATGGACTGGTGCGCCGAGGAGGGCATCGAGGTCGTGACCCTCTACCTCCTCTCCACCGACAACCTCAACCGCGCGGCCGAGGAACTCGAACCCCTCATCGAGATCGTCGAGGACGCCGTGGCCCGGGTGGCCGCGACCACGCGCTGGAAGGTCCACCCGGTCGGCTCCCTGGACCTGCTGCCCGATCCGAGCGCGGCCCGGTTGCGCGAGCTCGCCGAGGCCACCGCCGGCATCACCTCCGGGGTCGTGAACGTCGCCATCGGCTACGGCGGCCGGCAGGAGATCGCCGCCGCCGTCCGCGCACTGCTGCTGGAGCACGCCGCGAAGGGGACTTCGCTGGAGGAGCTGGCCGAGGTCCTGGACGTCGAGCACATCGCCGCGCACCTCTACACCAAGGGCCAGCCCGACCCCGACCTCGTCATCCGGACGTCCGGCGAGCAGCGGCTGTCCGGGTTCCTGCTGTGGCAGAGCGCGCACTCGGAGTTCTTCTTCACCGAGGTGCTCTGGCCCGACTTCCGCAAGGTCGACTTCCTGCGGGCGCTGCGCGCCTACGCCGCGCGCGAACGGCGCTACGGCGCCTGA
- a CDS encoding extracellular solute-binding protein, translated as MATTSRRSLLTLALAAPFGVGVLTACGDSGPGQAAGSSGGGDGTTIWILTGQPAEGIRTDSIKAFNKANPDSELTMSSFQNDAFKSKIRTAIGANQGPTIIWTWGGGGLRNYVEASQVEDLTSFFSENADLKSKLFESAFGAATVDDKIYAVPCENVSPIVMFYNKTLFAKVGKDIPTTWEEVMALLPVFNAAGIAPFSLGGQSRWTNMMWLEFLFDRIGGAELFQSIYEGKPDAWSQPAAIEALTKVQDLVKADGFIKGFASITADSNADQALLYTGKAAMMLHGAWTYASMKTDGGDFVSKGNLAWSTFPTVEGGAGDPTNTVGNPSSYYALSSKASDAAKTAAKKFFAEGLVTDATAKAWVDSGSVPIVNGSDSMFAGSDDEKWLQFVYDTASGAKTFQQSWDQALSPTEAETLLDNIEKLFGLAITPEEFAANMNAALGS; from the coding sequence ATGGCCACGACGTCCCGTCGCTCCCTCCTCACCCTCGCCCTCGCGGCCCCGTTCGGCGTCGGCGTGCTGACCGCCTGCGGGGACAGCGGCCCCGGGCAGGCCGCCGGCAGCAGCGGCGGGGGGGACGGCACCACCATCTGGATCCTGACCGGCCAGCCCGCCGAGGGGATCCGCACCGACTCGATCAAGGCGTTCAACAAGGCGAACCCCGACAGCGAACTGACGATGTCGTCGTTCCAGAACGACGCGTTCAAGTCGAAGATCCGGACCGCCATCGGGGCGAACCAGGGCCCGACGATCATCTGGACCTGGGGCGGTGGCGGTCTGCGCAACTACGTGGAGGCCTCCCAGGTCGAGGACCTGACGTCGTTCTTCAGCGAGAACGCGGACCTGAAGAGCAAGCTGTTCGAGAGCGCCTTCGGGGCCGCGACGGTGGACGACAAGATCTACGCCGTCCCCTGCGAGAACGTCTCGCCGATCGTCATGTTCTACAACAAGACCCTGTTCGCGAAGGTCGGCAAGGACATCCCCACCACCTGGGAGGAGGTCATGGCCCTCCTCCCCGTGTTCAACGCCGCGGGCATCGCACCGTTCTCCCTGGGCGGGCAGTCGCGCTGGACGAACATGATGTGGCTGGAGTTCCTCTTCGACCGCATCGGTGGTGCGGAACTCTTCCAGTCGATCTACGAGGGGAAGCCGGACGCCTGGTCGCAGCCCGCCGCGATCGAGGCGCTGACCAAGGTCCAGGACCTGGTGAAGGCCGACGGGTTCATCAAGGGTTTCGCCTCCATCACCGCCGACTCCAACGCCGACCAGGCCCTGCTCTACACGGGCAAGGCCGCGATGATGCTGCACGGAGCGTGGACCTACGCGTCGATGAAGACCGACGGCGGCGACTTCGTGTCCAAGGGGAACCTGGCCTGGTCGACCTTCCCGACGGTCGAGGGCGGTGCGGGCGACCCGACGAACACCGTCGGCAACCCGTCCTCGTACTACGCGCTCTCCTCGAAGGCGAGCGACGCGGCCAAGACCGCGGCGAAGAAGTTCTTCGCGGAGGGCCTGGTCACCGACGCGACGGCCAAGGCCTGGGTCGACAGCGGCTCGGTACCCATCGTCAACGGCTCGGACAGCATGTTCGCCGGGTCGGACGACGAGAAGTGGCTGCAGTTCGTCTACGACACGGCGTCCGGGGCGAAGACCTTCCAGCAGTCCTGGGACCAGGCGCTCTCCCCCACCGAGGCCGAGACGCTGCTCGACAACATCGAGAAGCTCTTCGGCCTGGCGATCACCCCCGAGGAGTTCGCGGCGAACATGAACGCCGCTCTCGGTTCCTGA